A stretch of Myroides oncorhynchi DNA encodes these proteins:
- a CDS encoding anthranilate synthase component II → MKVLVIDNYDSFIYNVIHILKELGIETVDVVKNDKVNLSQIDQYDKIILSPGPGIPSESGKLMEVIAYAAAHKDILGICLGHQALGEYYGHPLKRLETPLHGISSPIILAQPDNLFDNVPDHSPIAHYHSWVIEENDSPLAVTAYDEQQNIMAIKHRELNIRGVQFHPESILTTYGKEIIKNWIKN, encoded by the coding sequence ATGAAAGTATTAGTAATCGATAACTATGACTCGTTTATTTATAATGTGATTCACATCCTTAAAGAGCTCGGAATAGAGACTGTCGATGTGGTAAAGAACGACAAGGTAAATCTATCTCAGATAGATCAGTATGATAAGATCATCTTATCACCAGGTCCAGGTATCCCATCAGAATCAGGCAAGCTAATGGAAGTCATTGCTTATGCCGCTGCGCATAAAGACATCTTAGGTATCTGCCTAGGTCATCAGGCTTTAGGGGAATATTACGGACATCCGCTGAAGCGACTAGAGACTCCTCTACACGGTATCTCTTCGCCTATTATATTAGCACAGCCTGATAACCTGTTTGATAACGTGCCTGACCACTCTCCTATCGCACATTATCACTCGTGGGTAATCGAGGAGAATGACAGCCCACTCGCAGTTACAGCCTATGACGAACAGCAGAACATTATGGCGATCAAGCATCGCGAGTTAAACATAAGAGGAGTACAGTTTCACCCAGAGTCGATCCTTACCACTTATGGCAAAGAGATTATTAAAAATTGGATTAAAAACTAA
- the trpD gene encoding anthranilate phosphoribosyltransferase yields the protein MKEILNHLIQHKTLTSDQAKSIVINMANDKYTDAQMASLLTTFIMRSITLDELRGFREGLLELANKVDLSLYNPMDLCGTGGDGKDTFNISTLSSFVTAGAGIPVAKHGNYGVSSISGSSSVMETLGIPFKSTEAELKTQLGEANICFLHAPLFHPAMKRIAPVRKALGVKTFFNMLGPLTNPAQPKVQLVGLFNLELLRMYKYFLQAENTQYSIIHALDGYDECSLTKSAKLVNNKEEKLIDASYFNSPVLHPEDIKGGKTVEESAYIFWQILKGQGTSSQNEVVLANSALAINTYYPELSILEAKERAKESLLGGKAKEKFEILKEIR from the coding sequence ATGAAAGAGATATTAAATCATCTGATACAACATAAAACACTGACCTCTGACCAAGCCAAATCTATCGTAATCAATATGGCAAATGATAAATATACAGATGCACAAATGGCTTCCCTATTGACGACATTCATTATGAGATCTATTACTTTGGACGAATTGAGAGGATTCAGAGAGGGATTATTAGAACTAGCCAATAAAGTAGATTTATCACTATACAACCCAATGGATCTATGCGGTACAGGAGGAGATGGTAAAGACACTTTTAATATATCTACCCTATCGTCATTCGTGACAGCAGGAGCTGGTATTCCCGTTGCCAAACACGGCAATTATGGTGTATCGTCTATCTCAGGATCTTCGAGTGTGATGGAGACTCTTGGTATTCCGTTTAAGAGCACAGAAGCAGAGCTGAAGACACAGTTAGGAGAGGCGAATATATGTTTCTTACACGCACCATTGTTTCACCCTGCTATGAAGCGCATCGCTCCAGTGAGAAAAGCTCTTGGAGTGAAGACGTTCTTTAATATGCTAGGCCCACTGACTAATCCAGCTCAGCCTAAGGTACAGTTAGTAGGATTATTTAACCTAGAGTTACTGCGTATGTATAAGTACTTCTTACAGGCTGAGAACACACAGTACAGCATCATCCACGCATTAGATGGATATGATGAATGTAGTCTGACTAAGTCCGCTAAGCTTGTGAATAATAAAGAGGAGAAGTTAATAGATGCTTCTTACTTTAACAGCCCAGTGCTACATCCCGAAGATATTAAGGGTGGAAAAACAGTAGAGGAATCAGCTTATATCTTTTGGCAAATACTAAAAGGACAAGGTACTTCCTCTCAGAATGAAGTAGTCCTTGCTAACAGTGCATTAGCTATTAATACCTACTATCCTGAACTAAGCATCTTAGAAGCAAAAGAAAGAGCAAAAGAATCACTATTAGGTGGAAAAGCAAAAGAGAAGTTTGAGATACTAAAAGAGATACGATGA